From Pseudomonas hefeiensis, one genomic window encodes:
- a CDS encoding bile acid:sodium symporter family protein, giving the protein MRALAALSRFVGNTFAYWVLFFAVLAFLLPQWFVDLKVAIVPLLGLVMFGMGLALKLEDFAEVGRHPGRVVLGVIAQFVIMPGVAWLLCQAFSLPPEIAVGVILVGCCPSGTSSNVMTWLARGDLALAVSLSAITTLLAPLLTPALIWLLASAWLPVSFSALFWSILQIVLLPIVLGIVAQRLLGDRVRHAVEVLPLISVVSIVIIVAAVVAASQAKIAESGLLIMAIVMLHNSFGYLLGYFTGRLFGLPLAQRKTLSLEVGMQNSGLGAALASAHFSPLAAVPSALFSVWHNISGALLSTYFRRMSEKQDRELLARQAAD; this is encoded by the coding sequence ATGCGCGCACTGGCTGCATTGAGTCGTTTTGTCGGCAATACCTTCGCTTACTGGGTGCTGTTTTTTGCCGTGCTGGCATTCTTGCTGCCGCAGTGGTTCGTCGATCTGAAAGTCGCCATCGTCCCCTTGCTGGGGCTGGTGATGTTCGGCATGGGTCTGGCGCTCAAGCTGGAAGACTTTGCCGAAGTGGGCCGTCATCCAGGGCGGGTGGTCCTGGGCGTGATTGCACAATTTGTAATCATGCCCGGCGTGGCCTGGTTGCTTTGCCAGGCATTCAGCCTGCCACCGGAGATTGCCGTCGGGGTGATTCTGGTGGGTTGCTGCCCGAGCGGTACATCCTCCAATGTCATGACCTGGTTGGCCCGCGGTGACCTGGCTTTGGCCGTGTCGCTTTCGGCCATCACCACCCTGCTCGCGCCTTTGCTGACCCCGGCGCTGATCTGGCTGCTGGCTTCCGCCTGGTTACCGGTGTCATTCTCGGCGCTTTTCTGGTCGATCCTGCAGATCGTACTGCTGCCCATCGTGTTGGGCATCGTTGCTCAACGCCTGCTGGGTGATCGGGTTCGTCACGCGGTCGAAGTGCTGCCGCTGATCTCGGTAGTGAGCATCGTGATCATTGTTGCGGCGGTAGTGGCGGCCAGCCAGGCGAAGATCGCCGAGTCCGGCCTGCTGATCATGGCAATCGTGATGCTGCATAACAGCTTCGGCTACCTGCTGGGTTACTTCACCGGTCGCCTGTTCGGGTTACCGCTGGCCCAGCGCAAGACCTTGTCACTGGAGGTGGGCATGCAAAACTCCGGTCTGGGCGCGGCCCTGGCCAGTGCGCATTTCTCGCCGCTGGCGGCGGTACCCAGCGCGCTGTTCAGCGTCTGGCACAATATTTCCGGGGCACTGCTCTCGACGTATTTCCGGCGCATGAGCGAAAAACAGGACCGTGAGCTGCTCGCCCGCCAAGCGGCGGACTGA